One part of the Sphingobacterium sp. LZ7M1 genome encodes these proteins:
- a CDS encoding phage integrase SAM-like domain-containing protein — protein MATITPKILKKNKYNNNTWRVVYRLTHKRVSRYIKTRRFITEKDIINDDDVSMDYIIDFLADDLRKYRRKIDDIENLEVLTVDDILKELTNDQKDIEFIDFCRLHISRLKDQGRGKTAKPFVTVTNSLIDFNGPKLSVSKITSRFLKQYESFLRMPKTITRKQGENTIKKTTSLNDKGLNNHMAAFRTLFNEAKREYNDEDTGRILIKNNPFSVYKIIPKKKKKHKNLSIEQIRAIRDITPKTSRGKFAKDIFLLSFYMCGMNAVDLFNNWDKLKGSHDRIGYNRSKTEGMREDDAFISVRITQEAKEILERLEMKYKNIDRLNNTLSIGLRSFMKDLKLEELTMLHARHSFATIARNDLNFSKEDVAIALNHVSEENRITDTYIAPDWSKIDRVQEMVINKLNGM, from the coding sequence ATGGCTACCATTACCCCTAAAATTCTAAAGAAAAATAAGTATAACAACAACACGTGGCGTGTAGTGTACAGGTTGACTCATAAGCGGGTTTCAAGATATATTAAGACCAGGAGGTTTATCACTGAAAAGGATATCATAAATGATGATGATGTGAGCATGGATTACATTATAGATTTCTTGGCAGACGATCTTAGAAAATACAGAAGAAAGATCGATGACATTGAAAACTTAGAGGTCCTCACTGTTGATGATATCCTTAAAGAGTTGACCAATGACCAAAAGGATATTGAGTTTATTGATTTCTGCAGATTACACATATCAAGACTGAAGGATCAAGGCCGTGGAAAAACTGCCAAGCCGTTTGTGACGGTTACAAATTCTTTGATAGATTTCAATGGACCTAAGCTTAGCGTTTCAAAAATTACCTCCCGTTTTTTGAAACAATACGAGTCCTTTTTACGGATGCCAAAAACCATTACCCGGAAGCAGGGTGAGAATACGATTAAAAAGACCACATCATTAAATGATAAAGGACTTAACAATCACATGGCAGCATTTAGAACTCTTTTCAATGAAGCAAAAAGGGAATATAATGATGAGGACACAGGAAGGATACTTATAAAGAACAATCCTTTTTCAGTATATAAGATCATTCCCAAGAAGAAGAAAAAACACAAGAACCTTAGCATCGAACAAATCAGGGCAATTCGTGACATAACCCCTAAAACATCTAGGGGGAAATTTGCAAAGGACATATTTCTGTTATCCTTTTATATGTGCGGAATGAACGCTGTGGACCTGTTCAATAACTGGGATAAGCTTAAGGGATCACATGACAGAATCGGATACAATAGGAGCAAAACAGAGGGCATGAGGGAAGATGATGCATTTATTAGTGTCAGAATAACACAGGAGGCAAAGGAAATATTAGAACGACTCGAAATGAAGTATAAGAATATTGATAGGTTAAACAATACCTTATCCATAGGTTTGAGGTCATTTATGAAAGACTTGAAGCTAGAAGAATTGACAATGTTGCATGCAAGGCATTCATTTGCAACTATTGCAAGGAATGATCTCAATTTCTCAAAAGAGGACGTAGCTATAGCATTAAACCATGTAAGCGAGGAAAACAGGATAACTGATACTTACATAGCTCCTGATTGGTCTAAGATAGATAGAGTACAAGAAATGGTTATAAATAAATTAAACGGAATGTAA
- a CDS encoding DNA-packaging protein, translating into MKELGDGDVGGRPPIFEIPHEMREKIDEYFEYVKGEFHWECRTNDEGKEEDVKVWDRPPEAVTITGLCLHLGFESRQSFYDYEKRDGFSYIIKRARLMVENHYESTAQYARTPTFQIFALKNMGWSDKQEIDHSSSDGSMSTQPTKIVFTRGNRGDGNGGTESKDQ; encoded by the coding sequence ATGAAAGAATTAGGTGATGGTGATGTAGGGGGTAGACCTCCAATTTTTGAAATACCTCATGAAATGAGGGAGAAGATTGACGAATACTTTGAATATGTTAAAGGGGAGTTCCATTGGGAATGTAGAACTAATGACGAAGGCAAGGAAGAAGATGTCAAGGTTTGGGATAGACCACCAGAAGCGGTTACTATTACAGGTCTGTGTTTGCATTTGGGTTTTGAAAGCAGGCAGAGCTTTTATGACTACGAGAAAAGAGACGGGTTTTCTTACATTATAAAACGTGCGAGATTGATGGTAGAGAATCATTACGAAAGTACAGCTCAATATGCAAGAACACCGACGTTTCAAATATTTGCTTTAAAAAATATGGGTTGGTCAGACAAGCAAGAGATTGATCATAGTTCAAGTGATGGATCAATGTCCACTCAACCTACTAAGATAGTATTCACGAGAGGAAATAGAGGGGATGGAAACGGAGGAACAGAGTCTAAAGATCAGTGA
- a CDS encoding head-tail connector protein, with amino-acid sequence MLNIEILEVLGAEPVTLAEAKEYCRIDNDYTGEDLLIEDLIKSSRIALENFANISIIEKRIKVSSDTDKTLWLPFSPVIEVESITNNSGDQIEFDASIKYKLKIGQAGPYYITYKAGFITIPQDIKLAVLKQVLTDYDNRENFTVNNNSTVRSSSSLSNSAKNLIHPYSRNLLL; translated from the coding sequence ATGTTAAACATTGAGATTTTAGAAGTATTAGGGGCAGAACCGGTAACATTAGCTGAAGCAAAGGAATATTGCAGGATTGATAATGATTATACAGGTGAAGATTTATTGATCGAGGACCTTATAAAATCATCTCGTATTGCATTAGAGAACTTTGCCAACATTTCAATAATTGAAAAGCGGATTAAGGTGTCTTCTGATACTGATAAGACATTATGGCTTCCTTTTTCCCCTGTTATTGAAGTAGAGAGTATAACAAACAATTCGGGGGACCAAATAGAATTCGATGCATCAATAAAGTATAAGCTCAAAATAGGTCAAGCTGGACCATATTACATTACCTATAAAGCAGGATTTATTACAATACCTCAAGATATAAAGTTGGCCGTATTAAAACAGGTTCTTACTGATTATGACAACAGGGAAAACTTTACTGTAAACAACAATTCAACAGTTAGGTCATCTAGTTCCTTGAGTAATTCTGCGAAGAATCTCATCCACCCATATTCAAGAAATCTTTTGTTATGA
- a CDS encoding phage terminase large subunit encodes METEEQSLKISDKYEPLFEWFSVEDENDPLYKVDTIVVTGGRNSQKSFAVGTGTCIAAKDYIRSVLYTRYSMKATEDSIIPEFNEKIEILNCESSFDVLKDRVITKDGKAKIVFKGIKTSSGNQTANLKSLKGFSVWVLDEAEEMPDFKSWDKIKKSIRAAKRNLNILILNPATKEHWIYQEFFEERGVTEGFNGIVGNVLYIHSTYLDMEREHIADNIWEEFEEAREAYEELKNYTDDEVIKLEITQPRKVKLYRYYKHSVLGGWLDKAEGVIFTNWRYGEFQEVAPSVWG; translated from the coding sequence ATGGAAACGGAGGAACAGAGTCTAAAGATCAGTGATAAATACGAGCCACTTTTTGAGTGGTTTTCTGTTGAAGATGAAAATGACCCTTTATACAAAGTTGATACGATTGTAGTGACTGGGGGGCGTAACAGTCAAAAGTCTTTTGCAGTGGGTACAGGAACATGTATAGCTGCAAAGGATTATATTAGGTCTGTACTTTATACCCGCTACTCCATGAAGGCAACAGAGGATTCTATCATTCCAGAATTCAATGAAAAGATTGAGATCCTTAACTGTGAGAGTTCTTTTGACGTATTGAAAGATAGGGTAATTACCAAGGATGGTAAAGCAAAGATAGTGTTCAAAGGGATTAAGACCAGTTCTGGAAACCAAACTGCAAACCTTAAATCATTAAAGGGTTTTTCTGTTTGGGTATTAGATGAAGCAGAGGAAATGCCGGACTTTAAATCTTGGGATAAAATTAAGAAGTCGATAAGAGCAGCAAAACGTAACCTGAACATTTTAATTCTGAATCCAGCGACAAAAGAACATTGGATATATCAAGAGTTCTTTGAAGAAAGAGGAGTAACTGAAGGATTTAACGGTATTGTTGGAAATGTTCTATATATCCATTCTACTTATTTGGATATGGAGAGAGAGCATATCGCTGATAATATCTGGGAAGAATTCGAAGAAGCTCGTGAGGCATATGAGGAGTTGAAAAACTACACCGATGATGAAGTTATTAAACTTGAGATAACGCAGCCTAGAAAGGTTAAACTATACAGATATTATAAGCATTCGGTATTAGGAGGATGGTTAGATAAAGCAGAAGGTGTAATTTTCACCAATTGGAGATATGGTGAGTTTCAAGAGGTTGCTCCATCTGTATGGGGGTAA
- the coaA gene encoding type I pantothenate kinase — translation MPLISEHTFTSPFQNFTREQWKRLNGQLSHSIQEKDLDQLHALNEPLTMDEIEDIYIPLAHLLEVHIHNFQELHSKSNVFFKRNHQKLPFIIGIAGSVAVGKSTTARVLTKVLSLLPNKPKVELVTTDGFLYPNKELIKRNILNRKGFPESYDTKKLLQFLADIKSGKSQVTVPLYSHLEYDVLNNEKLVISQPDVLIVEGINVLQVNSRKNGVFVSDFFDYSIYVDADEKNIVKWYIDRFESLRATAFQNTASYFHKYANLTEEESFDMANTIWNEINKPNLHENILPTRYRADLILKKGSEHFIKRVKVRKI, via the coding sequence ATGCCCTTAATCAGCGAACATACTTTTACAAGTCCGTTCCAAAACTTTACTCGCGAACAATGGAAAAGGTTGAACGGCCAGTTGAGCCACTCCATTCAAGAGAAAGATTTAGATCAATTGCATGCCCTTAATGAGCCATTGACAATGGATGAAATTGAGGATATCTATATCCCTTTGGCTCATTTACTGGAAGTACACATCCATAACTTTCAGGAACTGCACTCAAAAAGCAATGTTTTTTTCAAAAGGAACCATCAAAAACTACCTTTTATAATTGGTATAGCGGGTTCTGTGGCGGTAGGTAAAAGCACCACAGCTAGGGTACTGACCAAAGTTCTATCGCTTTTGCCCAATAAACCAAAAGTGGAATTGGTCACTACGGATGGGTTCCTTTATCCCAACAAGGAGCTGATCAAACGTAATATCCTGAACAGAAAGGGTTTCCCTGAAAGCTATGATACCAAGAAACTCCTACAGTTTCTTGCAGACATAAAATCCGGCAAATCGCAGGTTACCGTGCCATTATACTCGCACTTGGAATATGATGTTCTAAACAATGAAAAACTGGTGATTTCACAACCGGATGTATTGATCGTGGAAGGTATCAATGTATTACAGGTCAATTCAAGAAAGAACGGCGTCTTCGTTTCTGACTTCTTTGATTATTCCATCTACGTGGATGCGGATGAGAAAAATATCGTAAAATGGTATATCGACCGTTTTGAATCCCTAAGAGCAACTGCTTTCCAAAATACGGCTTCATATTTCCATAAGTATGCAAACCTGACTGAAGAGGAAAGCTTTGATATGGCCAATACCATTTGGAACGAGATCAACAAGCCTAACCTACATGAAAATATCCTTCCAACCCGTTATAGAGCTGATCTAATCTTAAAGAAAGGTTCTGAACACTTTATTAAGCGCGTGAAGGTTAGGAAGATTTAA
- a CDS encoding phage major capsid protein gives MEENKVLEEKVKGFDNRVTASEVALKAAQDKAADLEAQIKKAEDEAKEMQKHLDDLTVRVENGGSQAKGETLEKLLKESDLESVKLAKSGGWLEVTKAAADITVGAFVGTASDLVPNPVVESGLNEAPRAELNVMNYADTQSTSSPVIHWINKVNPEGNALFIGEGDLKPLRDFQISKETSNAKKIAVRFRVSTEALDDIPFLAAEIRKDGIQEVNEQTAAKLLTGTGTGDEPKGLTLYAVPYTLTSVKGEDPDRFGAIRAAIAQIRSMKFRANAAFVNPIDAANMDLKKGANGQYVLPPFTTSDGQRVGATAIVESDEIPVGKVLVGDMSRFHIRYYKGKQVQIGLDGDDFSHNMRTVLVEQRLHAYVKSVDNGAFVYDDFANIIAALTPAP, from the coding sequence ATGGAAGAAAATAAAGTTTTAGAAGAAAAAGTAAAAGGTTTTGATAACCGAGTGACCGCAAGTGAAGTTGCGTTAAAGGCTGCTCAAGATAAGGCAGCAGACTTGGAAGCACAGATCAAAAAAGCAGAAGATGAAGCCAAAGAAATGCAAAAGCATTTGGATGATCTTACTGTACGTGTTGAGAATGGTGGTTCACAAGCAAAGGGTGAGACATTGGAAAAGTTGCTGAAAGAGTCAGATTTAGAATCTGTTAAATTGGCTAAAAGTGGCGGATGGTTAGAAGTTACAAAAGCAGCAGCCGATATTACAGTTGGCGCTTTTGTTGGAACTGCTAGTGATTTAGTTCCTAATCCTGTAGTGGAATCAGGCTTAAATGAAGCTCCAAGAGCAGAATTAAATGTAATGAACTATGCAGATACCCAAAGTACTTCAAGTCCGGTAATCCACTGGATCAATAAAGTAAATCCAGAAGGTAACGCGTTGTTCATCGGTGAGGGTGATTTGAAGCCTCTACGTGATTTCCAAATCTCTAAAGAGACCTCAAACGCTAAAAAGATTGCTGTTCGTTTCCGAGTATCTACTGAAGCATTGGATGACATTCCTTTCTTGGCGGCAGAAATCCGTAAAGATGGTATCCAAGAGGTTAACGAGCAAACGGCAGCTAAGTTATTAACAGGAACTGGCACAGGAGATGAACCAAAAGGATTAACCCTTTATGCTGTTCCATATACTTTAACTTCCGTTAAAGGTGAAGATCCAGACCGTTTCGGTGCTATCCGTGCGGCAATTGCTCAAATCCGTTCGATGAAATTCCGTGCCAATGCGGCTTTTGTTAACCCAATTGATGCTGCTAATATGGATTTAAAAAAAGGAGCAAATGGGCAATATGTTCTACCTCCATTTACCACTTCAGATGGGCAAAGAGTTGGAGCTACAGCAATTGTAGAATCCGATGAAATCCCAGTTGGTAAAGTATTGGTTGGTGACATGTCTCGTTTCCATATTCGTTACTACAAAGGTAAACAAGTTCAAATCGGTCTGGATGGAGATGACTTCTCTCACAACATGCGTACTGTACTTGTTGAGCAACGTTTGCACGCTTATGTAAAATCAGTTGATAATGGCGCATTCGTTTATGACGATTTTGCAAACATCATTGCGGCTTTAACCCCTGCTCCATAA
- a CDS encoding helix-turn-helix domain-containing protein yields the protein MDLRVKEVVKAKGITLQDLCKRMDMSYINFNQKLSRKPNTEFIQQIADALEVSVFEIISSDGNTYHSYDEKGNWRGIVKK from the coding sequence ATGGATTTACGAGTAAAAGAAGTAGTCAAAGCAAAAGGAATCACACTCCAGGACCTATGTAAAAGGATGGATATGTCATATATTAACTTCAACCAGAAGTTATCAAGAAAGCCTAATACGGAATTTATACAGCAGATCGCAGATGCTTTGGAAGTATCCGTTTTTGAGATTATTTCATCAGATGGTAATACTTACCATTCTTATGATGAAAAAGGCAACTGGAGGGGAATTGTAAAGAAATAA
- a CDS encoding methylglyoxal synthase produces the protein MAKTIALIAHDGKKAEMVAFVKDHQEGLSKAHLVATGTTGSYIQQTGLEVELKLSGPKGGDAQIAAMAAEGKIQGIIFFRDPLGKHPHEPDIQMLMRICDLWNVPLATNPATGSLIIKGLLEEDTEIYGK, from the coding sequence ATGGCAAAAACAATAGCTTTAATTGCACATGATGGTAAGAAAGCCGAAATGGTGGCTTTTGTTAAAGATCATCAAGAAGGATTATCCAAAGCCCACCTCGTAGCAACAGGAACTACAGGTTCCTACATCCAACAAACAGGTTTAGAAGTAGAATTAAAACTATCTGGTCCAAAAGGCGGAGATGCACAAATAGCAGCTATGGCAGCTGAAGGAAAGATACAAGGTATTATATTTTTCAGGGATCCACTTGGAAAACATCCGCACGAGCCGGATATCCAAATGCTGATGCGTATTTGTGACCTTTGGAATGTACCATTGGCAACCAACCCAGCAACCGGATCATTGATTATTAAAGGATTATTAGAAGAAGATACAGAGATTTATGGCAAATGA
- a CDS encoding ImmA/IrrE family metallo-endopeptidase, protein MSTRIENINKEIIEWAISRNGNIVEDFYSKNPNVKSWVEGEKFPTVKQLEAFTHKVHVPFGYMFLNAPPIEELPLPFFRTKGFKTNNNFSLNVFHTVQIIQERQDWLTEYLEELNFDRLDFVGKFNLNSDYHDIVEDIRKILKVDKTWASEFSNWEDTLHHLIQRIEEIGIIVTFNGIVGSNTRRPLSVEECRGFVLVNKLAPFIFVNNADAPAAQLFTLIHELAHIWLGYSAGFNNENLLPADDPIEKLCDLTAAEFLVPEELLKSEWTKNNNNFQSLSRKFKVSPIVIARRAMDLNLINKTNFLEFYNNYMSEYLKKKELSTPGGNYYYTTKKRLSLRFASFINSAVRTNKLLYRDAYKLTNLNGETYKKFVSEFL, encoded by the coding sequence GTGAGTACAAGGATAGAAAATATTAATAAAGAAATTATTGAGTGGGCAATTTCTAGGAATGGGAATATTGTTGAGGATTTTTATTCTAAAAATCCTAATGTTAAAAGTTGGGTTGAAGGAGAAAAATTCCCAACGGTAAAACAATTAGAAGCTTTTACGCACAAAGTACATGTTCCTTTTGGTTATATGTTTCTAAATGCCCCACCTATCGAGGAATTACCTCTTCCCTTTTTTAGAACCAAAGGATTTAAAACAAATAATAATTTTAGTTTAAACGTTTTTCACACAGTCCAGATTATTCAGGAAAGACAAGATTGGCTAACAGAATATTTAGAGGAGTTAAACTTTGATAGACTTGATTTTGTAGGTAAGTTTAACCTTAATTCGGATTATCATGATATTGTGGAAGATATTAGAAAAATTTTAAAGGTAGATAAAACTTGGGCTTCAGAATTTAGTAATTGGGAAGATACATTGCATCATTTAATTCAAAGAATTGAAGAGATAGGTATAATTGTTACTTTTAACGGAATTGTTGGGTCAAATACTAGAAGACCATTGAGTGTTGAAGAGTGCCGTGGATTTGTTTTAGTAAACAAGCTTGCGCCTTTTATATTTGTTAATAATGCCGATGCTCCAGCAGCACAGCTTTTCACATTAATTCATGAATTAGCTCATATTTGGTTAGGATATAGCGCAGGCTTTAATAATGAAAATTTATTACCTGCTGATGATCCTATTGAAAAATTATGTGATCTTACAGCTGCGGAATTTCTAGTTCCTGAGGAATTATTAAAATCTGAATGGACTAAAAATAATAATAATTTTCAAAGCTTAAGTAGGAAATTTAAAGTTAGTCCTATTGTTATTGCTAGAAGAGCTATGGATTTAAATTTGATCAATAAAACTAATTTTTTAGAGTTTTATAATAATTATATGAGCGAATATTTAAAGAAAAAAGAGCTCTCAACTCCTGGTGGTAATTATTATTATACAACCAAAAAAAGATTAAGTTTAAGATTTGCAAGTTTTATTAATAGTGCTGTACGTACTAACAAATTGTTATATCGAGATGCCTATAAACTAACTAATTTAAACGGAGAAACTTACAAAAAATTTGTATCAGAATTTTTATAA
- a CDS encoding phage portal protein produces MGLWDRIFKKKGFTPGGYGVFAPVTYIGNEIKDLLKGGKGGKLEEAMFNSNHVFPVVRIIIDKFKPCPWLLYEVTNEQKAAYYLNYRQKAEFIKQANEYKEKGLKEIETHPIIDLLNKPNSYQTRMQFLEDICGFYNTLGECFIYADMPTLGRNANKPVALYSLPPHLVEPIYSGDFRKPIKHYVFYFDGKPIEIEPHRILHIKKWNPLYNYNGDGLHAISPIDVASNLLNREKANQKAQTKAYINGGRAFLISAEQPAADEIPMTQEQLDEINDRIKEKLQGPENYMNIQATSASVKVAQIGDSVADMKLIEADKEDLRKTCSIFNVDPILLGLKDGAKYDNQEGAYKGLVTQVVMPQHNDITEGLNYWLIPMLTKDSGKKYFLEADSAFYPELQPDMKLMREVYGSGHFTTNEFRSVIGWDKHNDPVADMMLQPTNIKVVSAELLQQQQANQQVRNQGVNQENKPKE; encoded by the coding sequence ATGGGATTGTGGGACAGAATATTTAAAAAGAAGGGGTTTACTCCAGGAGGTTATGGGGTTTTTGCGCCGGTTACATATATTGGTAACGAAATTAAGGACCTGTTAAAAGGGGGAAAAGGAGGGAAGCTTGAAGAAGCTATGTTTAATTCAAATCATGTTTTCCCTGTTGTAAGGATAATCATTGATAAGTTTAAACCTTGCCCTTGGTTATTGTATGAGGTAACTAACGAACAAAAGGCGGCTTATTATCTAAACTATAGACAAAAGGCTGAATTTATCAAACAAGCCAACGAATATAAGGAGAAAGGCCTTAAAGAGATTGAAACACATCCAATTATTGACCTTCTGAACAAACCTAACTCTTATCAGACAAGAATGCAATTTCTTGAAGATATTTGCGGATTCTACAATACTTTAGGGGAATGTTTTATCTATGCAGATATGCCAACATTAGGAAGGAATGCAAATAAGCCCGTAGCCTTATATTCATTACCTCCTCATTTGGTAGAGCCAATATATTCTGGTGATTTTAGAAAGCCGATCAAACATTATGTATTCTATTTTGATGGCAAGCCGATTGAAATTGAGCCGCATAGAATTTTGCATATCAAGAAATGGAATCCATTATATAATTATAATGGGGATGGGCTTCATGCAATTTCGCCAATTGATGTAGCTAGTAATCTTTTGAATAGGGAGAAAGCAAACCAAAAGGCACAGACTAAGGCGTATATCAATGGAGGTAGAGCCTTCTTGATCAGTGCTGAACAGCCAGCTGCAGATGAAATACCTATGACTCAGGAGCAGTTGGACGAAATTAACGATAGGATAAAAGAAAAACTCCAAGGTCCTGAAAACTACATGAACATACAAGCGACTTCCGCTTCTGTAAAGGTTGCTCAAATTGGTGATAGTGTAGCTGATATGAAACTAATCGAAGCTGACAAAGAAGATCTCCGGAAAACTTGCTCAATATTCAATGTTGATCCTATTCTGTTGGGTTTAAAGGATGGGGCTAAATACGACAACCAAGAAGGGGCTTATAAAGGATTGGTAACCCAAGTCGTGATGCCACAGCACAACGATATAACCGAAGGTTTGAACTATTGGTTGATACCAATGTTGACCAAAGATTCAGGGAAGAAGTATTTCCTTGAAGCTGACAGCGCATTTTATCCAGAACTGCAGCCCGATATGAAATTAATGAGAGAGGTTTATGGTTCAGGTCATTTTACCACCAATGAATTTAGGAGTGTGATAGGATGGGATAAGCATAATGATCCAGTGGCAGATATGATGCTTCAACCAACTAATATTAAGGTTGTTTCGGCAGAACTGTTGCAACAACAACAGGCTAACCAACAGGTTAGAAATCAGGGAGTCAACCAGGAAAATAAACCTAAAGAATAA
- a CDS encoding helix-turn-helix domain-containing protein → MEEVVFVQIKLSDLQDMIKKAVDDGIKDSFEKFVESEPKLIDSDEMCARFGITRQTIKQWRERNEIPYVQIGGIYRYDYNKIIKIKETKRKR, encoded by the coding sequence ATGGAAGAAGTAGTATTTGTACAGATAAAATTGTCTGACCTGCAGGATATGATAAAAAAAGCAGTTGACGATGGGATCAAAGATAGTTTTGAAAAGTTTGTGGAGTCGGAGCCTAAATTAATTGATTCTGATGAAATGTGTGCAAGATTTGGAATCACAAGGCAAACAATTAAGCAGTGGAGAGAAAGAAATGAAATTCCTTATGTTCAAATAGGCGGGATTTATCGGTATGATTATAATAAAATAATAAAAATTAAAGAGACAAAAAGAAAAAGATAA
- a CDS encoding DUF4411 family protein, with protein MKTYLIDANVLIQAHQTSYPFDVIPSYWKTLKELSQNGVIRSIDKVKMEICGHDFEDDLSKWCKTDLDTNFFCDTQDCIKEYSLITQWAMGSTLYTPSAKSGFLKTDLADPWLIAYSIKNNCKLVTYEISDPHRKKSIKIPEPCKVFDVQVMHPIDMLRSLNISI; from the coding sequence TTGAAAACTTACCTAATTGACGCTAACGTACTGATTCAAGCTCATCAGACATCTTATCCTTTTGATGTAATTCCATCATATTGGAAAACACTTAAGGAATTGAGTCAGAATGGGGTTATTAGAAGTATTGATAAAGTAAAAATGGAAATTTGTGGTCATGATTTTGAAGATGATTTATCTAAATGGTGTAAAACAGATCTAGACACAAATTTTTTCTGTGATACACAGGATTGCATTAAAGAGTATAGTCTAATTACTCAATGGGCTATGGGTAGCACATTATATACTCCAAGTGCTAAAAGTGGATTTTTGAAAACAGATTTAGCAGATCCTTGGCTAATAGCTTATTCTATAAAAAATAATTGTAAGTTAGTTACATATGAGATAAGTGACCCGCATCGAAAAAAAAGTATTAAAATACCAGAGCCATGTAAAGTGTTTGATGTTCAGGTTATGCATCCTATAGATATGTTGAGGAGTTTGAACATTTCAATATAA
- a CDS encoding OsmC family protein, protein MANEVLVSIGETSYTTTISYEDLNILADEPIEVGGQNKGLAPTQLLLSSVGACKAITMRMYANRKEWKVDKIDIKVSSEVQRSEQQQTTYIKCNIFIEGDLDEEQKKRLYAIGEKCPVHKMLMNPIVIESNLIDTIQEKNIS, encoded by the coding sequence ATGGCAAATGAAGTTTTAGTGAGTATTGGGGAAACTAGTTATACAACAACTATTTCCTATGAGGATTTAAATATTTTAGCAGATGAGCCCATCGAAGTCGGAGGGCAAAACAAAGGGTTGGCACCAACCCAACTATTGCTTTCATCCGTGGGTGCCTGCAAGGCCATTACCATGCGGATGTATGCAAACCGCAAGGAATGGAAAGTAGATAAAATTGACATCAAGGTTTCCAGTGAAGTTCAACGGAGTGAACAACAACAAACAACCTATATCAAGTGCAATATCTTTATTGAGGGCGATCTGGATGAAGAACAGAAGAAAAGATTATATGCCATAGGTGAGAAATGTCCGGTTCACAAGATGTTGATGAACCCTATAGTGATAGAAAGTAATCTAATTGATACAATCCAAGAAAAAAACATTTCTTGA
- a CDS encoding HK97 family phage prohead protease, translated as MVGSLQTKEIGEGFKDVDVEKGIVTGYFAAFGSKDSDGDIIVKGAFAESILKHGPKSSHPRIKHLLDHNRTKAVAKILELKEDDFGLYYESKAGSHTDGRDFLKMVQDGLITEHSHGFMPQVEEEKSDANYIMKSFLMEGSSLQFWGANSNTPIVSVKNYEKISEQLDKITKSMRSASYTDETFKMLYGRIDELYKQANEIKASLTKDSPLAASIIKYL; from the coding sequence ATGGTGGGAAGTTTACAAACCAAGGAAATAGGAGAAGGGTTTAAGGATGTTGATGTTGAAAAAGGTATTGTAACTGGTTACTTCGCAGCATTCGGTTCTAAGGATAGTGATGGCGACATCATTGTTAAGGGAGCATTTGCAGAATCAATATTAAAACATGGGCCTAAGTCAAGTCACCCAAGAATCAAGCACCTATTAGACCACAACCGAACCAAAGCAGTAGCAAAGATTTTAGAATTAAAAGAAGATGATTTTGGGTTGTATTATGAATCCAAAGCCGGAAGCCACACAGATGGGCGGGACTTCTTGAAAATGGTTCAGGATGGTTTGATCACTGAACATTCCCATGGCTTTATGCCACAGGTAGAGGAGGAAAAATCAGATGCCAACTACATAATGAAAAGTTTCTTGATGGAAGGATCAAGCCTTCAGTTTTGGGGAGCAAATTCAAACACTCCTATTGTTTCAGTAAAAAATTATGAAAAGATTTCAGAACAATTGGATAAAATAACCAAGTCAATGAGATCAGCTTCATATACAGATGAAACATTCAAAATGCTTTATGGCAGAATTGATGAGCTGTATAAGCAAGCAAATGAAATTAAGGCTTCCTTGACCAAGGATAGTCCCTTAGCAGCTAGTATTATTAAATATCTATAA